A single genomic interval of Daucus carota subsp. sativus chromosome 1, DH1 v3.0, whole genome shotgun sequence harbors:
- the LOC108219793 gene encoding pectinesterase 2 codes for MAQCIAMDRVTSELGRIKLLEPKLLNNAERSAWSNCLQFYHLTVKSLTKILDVNRGSTTAEIQIWLSGASTNIRTCHDGFFDVKVTTNIYPLVISNNVTELITNCLAVNKVLFDEEKGTNLQELSQSFSANKSVSQNANCVVAQDGSGDYKTITEALQASTRRPDVSQRFVIQVKQGTYAEYPVVTDQMQNVMIVGEGMDNTIVTGNAKGATLIDSATFKVYGEGFVAQDITFENTAGPSAGQEIALFSQSDQSAFYRCRFKGYQDTLLASMNRQFYRECEIYGTVDYIFGNAAVVFQKCLIYAGTVTTAQGRTDPNSPTGTVIQNCRIVSGPELPAGPSPAYLGRPWFDYSLVVVMQSFLDNVVNPAGWLEWPGAGQGRYSTLYYAEFNNNGPGSGTNARVKWPGYHIITDASQVQQYSVANFIAGNSWLPATGVPFDSGI; via the exons ATGGCTCAATGCATCGCTATGGACAGGGTCACATCAGAATTAGGAAGAATCAAATTGCTAGAGCCAAAACTTCTTAACAATGCTGAAAGATCTGCATGGTCCAATTGCTTACAATTTTATCATCTCACAGTGAAGTCTTTGACCAAAATCCTTGATGttaacagagggagtacaactGCTGAAATCCAAATATGGCTCAGTGGCGCATCAACCAACATTCGTACATGTCATGACGGATTCTTTGATGTGAAAGTGACCACCAACATCTACCCACTCGTGATATCCAACAATGTGACCGAGCTTATTACTAATTGTCTTGCAGTAAACAAGGTTTTATTTGACGAGGAAAAAGGAACCAACCTCCAGGAGTTGAGTCAATCTTTTTCAGCTAACAAAAGTGTTTCTCAAAACGCAAACTGTGTGGTGGCTCAAGATGGCTCGGGAGATTACAAGACGATTACAGAAGCTCTACAAGCGTCAACTAGGCGACCAGATGTCAGTCAGAGGTTTGTCATCCAAGTAAAACAGGGGACTTATGCAGAATATCCGGTTGTTACAGATCAAATGCAGAATGTTATGATTGTTGGAGAGGGTATGGACAACACCATTGTTACTGGAAACGCAAAAGGAGCCACACTCATTGATTCCGCAACTTTCA AGGTCTATGGAGAAGGATTTGTAGCACAGGACATTACTTTTGAGAATACTGCCGGTCCATCTGCAGGACAAGAAATAGCCTTATTTTCACAATCCGATCAGTCTGCTTTCTATCGATGTCGTTTCAAAGGTTACCAAGACACTCTCTTAGCTAGCATGAATCGACAATTCTACCGAGAATGTGAAATATATGGCACTGTTGACTACATATTCGGCAACGCTGCTGTAGTTTTTCAGAAATGTCTCATCTATGCTGGAACAGTGACCACGGCTCAAGGTCGAACCGACCCAAACTCTCCCACAGGAACCGTGATCCAGAATTGTCGGATTGTATCCGGACCCGAACTTCCAGCAGGGCCTAGTCCAGCTTACTTAGGACGTCCGTGGTTCGATTATTCACTTGTTGTTGTTATGCAGAGCTTTCTTGACAACGTGGTGAACCCGGCAGGATGGTTGGAATGGCCGGGTGCTGGTCAGGGTAGATACTCAACTTTATATTATGCAGAGTTTAACAACAATGGACCAGGCTCGGGAACTAATGCGAGAGTCAAGTGGCCTGGTTACCATATTATAACAGATGCATCTCAAGTACAGCAATACAGTGTTGCAAACTTTATTGCTGGTAATTCTTGGCTACCAGCTACTGGTGTGCCATTTGATTCCGGGATTTAA
- the LOC108219802 gene encoding pectinesterase, with protein sequence MAAQTALDGVISELAYIKSLEPRVLNNAERSAWSHCLLSYNLTANFLRNILDVKTKSKASDVQVRLSGASTNIFSCRDGFADVNETTNIYPLVISNNVTELITNCLAVNKVLFEEEKRFRPKEFRKSFPANNSVFDEPDCVVAQDGSGNFTTVTEALEASTDREDVSQRYVIQVRQGTYEEYPVVRAEMKNIVLVGEEVYGDGFIAKDITFENTAGMDAGQAVAVLSQADQAVFYLCGFRGNQDTLYAETQRQFFRECEIYGTVDFIFGNANAVFQQSTIYPSNTDRGLVVTAQGRSGLNESTGTVIQNCRIVAAPDFTPEGSPAYLGRPWKDYSTVVIMQSFLDSVVNPAGWMEWEGADPGRDSTVFYAEFDNSGPGSDTDERVQWPGYHNITDPDELEQYSIDNFIDGSSWLPDTGVPFDLF encoded by the exons ATGGCTGCACAAACAGCCTTGGACGGGGTCATATCGGAATTAGCCTATATAAAATCACTTGAGCCAAGAGTTTTGAACAATGCCGAAAGATCCGCATGGTCTCATTGTTTACTCTCGTATAATCTCACAGCCAACTTCCTCCGGAACATCCTTGATGTGAAAACGAAAAGTAAAGCTTCTGATGTTCAAGTACGGCTCAGTGGCGCATCAACAAACATCTTTTCGTGTCGAGACGGATTCGCTGATGTGAACGAGACCACGAACATCTACCCGCTAGTGATCTCCAACAATGTCACGGAGCTGATAACGAACTGTCTGGCGGTGAACAAGGTGCTGTTTGAAGAAGAAAAGAGATTTAGGCCTAAGGAGTTTCGTAAATCTTTTCCAGCTAACAATAGCGTCTTCGATGAGCCGGACTGTGTGGTGGCTCAAGATGGTTCGGGGAATTTCACGACAGTCACGGAGGCTCTGGAAGCGTCAACGGATCGAGAAGATGTCAGTCAAAGATATGTTATACAGGTAAGACAAGGTACTTACGAGGAATATCCTGTTGTGAGGGCCGAAATGAAGAATATTGTGCTAGTTGGTGAAG AGGTTTATGGAGACGGATTTATTGCGAAGGACATCACTTTCGAGAACACTGCTGGAATGGATGCGGGACAAGCCGTGGCCGTACTGTCACAAGCTGACCAGGCCGTTTTCTACCTTTGCGGATTTAGAGGTAACCAAGACACTCTCTATGCCGAGACGCAGAGACAATTCTTCCGAGAGTGCGAAATATACGGCACAGTGGACTTCATATTCGGCAACGCCAATGCAGTATTTCAGCAATCCACCATCTACCCAAGTAACACTGACAGAGGACTAGTCGTCACAGCCCAAGGCCGATCCGGCCTAAACGAATCCACAGGGACCGTAATCCAGAACTGCAGAATTGTTGCAGCACCCGATTTCACACCAGAAGGCAGTCCCGCTTACCTAGGCCGTCCGTGGAAAGATTACTCGACTGTTGTCATAATGCAGAGCTTTCTTGACAGTGTGGTGAACCCTGCAGGGTGGATGGAGTGGGAGGGAGCAGACCCGGGTCGAGATTCGACTGTATTTTATGCGGAGTTTGATAACAGTGGACCAGGCTCAGATACTGATGAGAGAGTCCAGTGGCCTGGGTACCATAATATAACAGACCCGGATGAATTAGAGCAGTATAGTATTGATAACTTCATTGATGGGAGTTCTTGGCTACCGGACACAGGGGTGCCATTTGATCTTTTTTAA